GGGCGACCGGATCGGCGCCCGACTGGTGATGATCACCTGCGACGCCACGATGATCGCGCTGTGCCTGCTCTTCGCTCTGGTGCTGCACCTGTCGGGCCCCCAGGTCTGGCTCCTGCTGGCCACCGGTCTGGCGCTCGGCCTGGTGGACGCGTTCTATCTGCCGGCTTCGGGCAGCATGCCGCGTCTGCTGGTGCAGCCGGCGCACCTGCCACGGGCCCTCGGGCTGCGGCAGGCCGGCGGGCAGGTGGCCAACCTCGTGGCGGGCCCGGTCGGTGGCCTGCTGGTGGTGTCGGTCGGGCTCGCGGGAGTGCTTCTGCTGGACGCTCTCTCGTTCGCCGTGGTCCTCGTCGTGCTGCTCCTGATCAGGCCCACCGGCGGCGGCGTCCCAGCCGGTGGCAGCCTCGCCGCGGCGGCTCTCGACGGGCTGCGCCTCAGCCTGACCGACCCGGTGCTACGTACCGTTCTGCTGCTGACCGGTGCGTTCGGCGGGCTCGTGCTGCCCGCGTTCTCCATCCTGATGCCGATGCTGGCCCACACCCACGGGTGGAACGCCCGTGGGGCCGGTCTGGTGGCCGGGGCCAACGCTCTGGGCATGATCGCGGTGACCCTGGCCATCGCGAGACGGGGAGCCCTCGAACGGGCCGGTCTCGCGGCGGTGTGGGGCACGGTGGTCGCGGCGGCGGGCCTGGCGCTGGTGGCTCTGTCCGGCGGTCCGGTTCTTCCGTCCGCGGATTTCACGCTGCTCGCGCACGGGCTCCTCCCGGCCGCGCTGGGTGCCCTGGTGTGCGGCGCGGGCACCGGGCTCTTCGCCGGTCATGCCTCACCCACCGTGCTGAGCGCGACCCCCGGCACGCACCTGGCCCGGGTGCAGGCCGTGCTCGTGCTCACCCAGACGGTGACGCTGCTGGTCACCAACAACCTCCTCGGTGGCCTGGCCGACCTGACCGGAGCGGTGACCAGCACCCTGATCCCGGCCGGCCTGCTGCTGATCGCCGGTCTGCTGGCGCTGGGGTCGCCCGGGTTCAGGCAGGTGCGGTCGTGAGGGTGGTGTCACGCACCGGCCCGCTCCAGCCGCTGCCTCAACCAGGCCAGCGCGGCCACGCCCTGCTCCGCCTGGAACTCCCGCAGCCCGGTCAGGTTCTTCGGCGCCGGCAGGGTGGAGTGAAACAGGAAGTAGCCGGTCAGGGCGGCGAGCACGGCGTCCACGTCGTCACGGGCAGCAGACCGCGCGGGCCCGAACTCGGCCCACAGCGTCTCCGGGTCGAGCCCGCCGGCCGGCCGGGCGGCGGCCAGCACGCTGGGCATCATGAACAACACGTCGCACCACGCCGCCCCCACGGCCGCGTGCGGCCAGTCCACCAGCACGACCTCCCCGGCCGGGGTGAGCAGCAGGTTGTCGGCTCGCAGGTCGGCGTGCAGCAGCGTGTCGCCGCGAGCGGCCTCGGGCCAGCGGGCCTCCAGAGCCGTCAGCCGGTCCAGCTCGGTGACCGGCCAGGGCCCGAACCGGTCCAGCCGCGAGGGGTCGGCGGCGAAGGCGTTCCAGCCGGTGAAGTCGTCCTTCATCGTCTCCTGGAGCGGTGGGGCCTGCGGCGGTGCCGGGGTCAGCGCCGGGGCCAGGCGCTCAAGCCCGGTCAGCACCTGACGCAGCTGGTCCGTCCGCCAGGGCAGCGCGGGCTGCGTCCCCTCCACGTCCTCGATCACCAGCACCACCCAGTCGCCGTCGTCGAGCAGGTGCAGCAGCCGCGGGGCCGGCACCGGCTCGGGCAGATAGCCCAGCACGGCGGCCTCACGCCGGTGCATGCCCGGGGAGACCGGGTTGCGCCCGGCGCTCACCGCCTTGACGAACACCCGCCGGCCGTCCGCCAGCGCCAGCCGGGAGGCGACTCCCGGCGAGAATCCGCCGGGCTGCGACCGCTCGGCCACCACCGGTGCCCCGAGCCGGGCCACGACCTGATCACGTGCGGTGGTGGGCACGTCCTGCCAGAGCAATCTCATGCGTCCGGATTGTGGCGCTCACCGCCCGCGGCCACCTCCGAAGTACCGGTGGAAGAGCCCGGCGCGGGGCGCCGTTACCGGTGTGGAAGGGGCAGGGCGCCCCGCCTCGGCCTCCTCGTCACTCCCCCGCGGGTCGGCACTTCGGCCCGGCACCTCGTAGACTTTGTGCCCGGCCGAGGTCGAGAGGCGCTGCAACGGGCACAGGCCCGCCACGCTCACCTGGCTCCGAGCAGCACAAGGGCGCCCCTCTCAGAACGTGTCGAGTCGTGACGGAGTGGGGTTGCAAGATGGGTGAAGATCGTACGCGCGCGCTACGTGAGCTGCTGGACAGCCGGATCGCGGTGCTGGACGGCGCCTGGGGCACGATGTTCCAGAACGCGAAGCTGTCGCCGGCCGACTACCAGACCGAGCGTCTGGCGAATCATCCGAGAGACGTCACCGGTGACCCGGACCTGCTGAACATCACCGCGCCCGAAGTGGTGCTCGACGTGCACCGGCAGTACCTGGCCGCCGGCGCCGACATCACCACCACCAACACCTTCACCGCCACCAGCATCGGGCAGGCCGACTACGGCCTGGAGTCGATGGTGCGTGAGATGAACCTGGAGGCCGCGAAGCTGGCCCGGCAGGCGGCCGAGGAGGCGGAGCGGGAGAACGGCGTCCGCCGGTTCGTGGCCGGCTCGGTCGGCCCCCTGAACGTCACGCTGTCCCTGTCGCCGAAGGTGGAGGACCCGGCCTACCGTGCCGTCACGTTCGAGCAGGTGCACGCCTCCTACGCCGAGCAGATCGAGGCGCTGCGCGACGGCGGTGTCGACCTGCTGCTGGTCGAGACCATCTTCGACACGCTGAACGCGAAGGCCGCGCTGGCCGCGGCCCGCGACGTGGCGCCTGAGCTGCCGATCTGGTTCTCGGTCACGATCGTCGACCTGAGCGGGCGCACGCTCTCGGGGCAGACCGTCGAGGCCTTCTGGCGCTCCATCGAACATGCCGACCCGCTGGTGGTGGGCGTGAACTGCTCTCTCGGCGCGGCCGAGATGCGGCCCTACGTGGCCGATCTGGCGCGACTGGCGGGCACCTACACGGCCAGCCATCCCAACGCCGGCCTGCCCAACTCGTTCGGCGAGTACGAGGAGGGCCCCGACGAGACCAGCCACCTGGTGCACGGTTTCGCCCAGGACGGCCTGGTCAACGTGGTCGGCGGCTGCTGCGGCACCACCCCGGCGCACATCGCGGCCATCGCCGACCGGGTGAAAGACGTGAAGCCCCGCGCGGTGCCGCGGATCCCGCAGCAGACCCGCTTCAGTGGCCTGGAGCCGATGAACATCACCGAGACCACCGGTTTCGTGATGATCGGCGAGCGCACCAACGTCACCGGCTCGGCCAAGTTCCGCCGGCTGATCGAGGCCGACGACTACCAGACCGCGGTCGAGGTCGCGCTCGACCAGGTGCGCGGTGGCGCCAACGTGCTCGACGTGAACATGGACGCCGATCTGCTCGACAGCGAGCAGGCGATGGTGACGTTCCTCAACCTGATCGCGACCGAGCCCGAGGTGGCCCGGATCCCGGTGATGGTCGACAGCTCGCGGTGGTCGGTCCTGGAGGCCGGCCTCCAGTGCCTCCAGGGCAAGGGCATCGTCAACTCGATCAGCCTGAAGGAGGGCGAGGAGGTCTTCCTCGAGCACGCCCGGCAGATCCGCCGCTACGGCGCGGGTGTGGTGGTGATGGCGTTCGACGAGACCGGTCAGGCCGACACCGCCGACCGCAAGGTCGAGGTCTGCGGCCGTGCCTACGACCTGCTCACCCAGAAGCTCGGGTTCCCGGCCGCCGACATCATCTTCGACCCGAACGTGCTGGCCGTCGCCACCGGCATGAGCGAGCACAACGACTACGCCAGGGCGTTCATCGACGCGCTGCCCCGCATCAAGGAGCGCTGCCCGGGCGCGCGGATCAGCGGCGGCGTGTCCAACCTCTCCTTCGCCTTCCGCGGCAACAACGTGGTGCGCGAGGCGATGAACTCGGCCTTCCTCTACCACGCGGTGCGCGCCGGGCTCGACATGGGAATCGTCAACGCCGGTCAGCTGGCGGTGTACGAAGACATCCCGAAAGACCTGCTGGAACTCATCGAAGACGTCCTGTTCAACCGCCGTGACGACGCCACCGACCGGCTCGTCACCTTCGCCGGCACGGTGAGCGGGTCGGGCACCAAGCGGGTCGTCGACCTGTCGTGGCGCGAGGCGCCGGTCGGTGAGCGGCTGAGTCACGCCCTGGTGCACGGCATCGTCGACTTCATCGAGGAAGACACCGAGGAGGCCCGGCAGCAGGCCGCTCGGCCGCTGGAGGTGATCGAGGGCCCGCTGATGGACGGCATGAAGGTCGTCGGTGACCTGTTCGGTGCCGGCAAGATGTTCCTGCCGCAGGTGGTGAAGAGCGCCCGGGTGATGAAGCGGGCCGTCGCCTACCTCGAGCCGTACATGGAGGCCGAGAAGGCCGAGGCCCTGCGGCTGGGCACGACCACCACGAGCCGTTCCCACCAGGGCAAGGTCGTGCTCGCCACGGTGAAGGGCGATGTTCACGACATCGGCAAGAACATCGTCGGTGTGGTGCTGGGCTGCAACAACTACGAGGTCATCGACCTCGGTGTGATGGTGCCGGCGGCGAAGATCCTGGAGACCGCGATCGCCGAGAACGCCGACATGGTCGGCCTTTCCGGGCTGATCACGCCGTCACTCGACGAGATGGTCAACGTTGCCGAGGAGATGCAGCGCCGCGGCATGGAGCTGCCGCTGCTGATCGGTGGTGCCACCACCTCACGGCAGCACACCGCGGTCCGGATCGCCCCGGCCTACGAGGGCGCCACGGTGCACGTGCTCGACGCCTCGCGGGTGGTCGGGGTGGCGTCGGGCCTGCTCAGCGCCGAGCAGAACGCCCGGGTGATCGAGGAGAACCGCACCGAGCAGGCCCGGCTGCGGGAGGCCCACGCCAGCCGCCGGGCCAACCCGCTGCTGTCGCTCACCCAGGCCCGGGCGAACGCCGAGAAGGTCGACTTCTCCGAGATCCCGACGCCGGCTTTCACCGGCCTGCGCACGGTCGACGCCGATCTGACCGAACTGCGCGCGATGATCGACTGGACCTTCCTGTTCCTGGCCTGGGAGATGAAGGGCAAGTACCCGGCGATCCTCGAGAACCCCACCGCTCGTGAGCTCTTCGACGACGCCAACACGCTGCTCGACGAGATCGTCGAGGCCGGGCACTTCACCGCCCAGGGGGCATACGGCTTCTGGCCGGCACACTCCGAGGGCGACGACATCGTGCTGGAGAACGGCATGAAGTTCCCGATGCTGCGGCAGCAGACGGTGAAGCCGGAGGGCCGTCCCAACCGGTCGCTCGCCGACTACGTCGCCCCGGCCGGATCGGGCGATCACCTGGGCGGTTTCGCCGTCGCCATCCACGGCGCCGACAAGCTCGCCGCGTCGTACGAGGCGCAGAACGACGACTACCGGGCGATCATGGTGAAGGCCCTCGCCGATCGTCTGGCCGAGGCCTTCGCCGAGTACCTGCACCTCCAGGCACGCAAGGAATGGTTCGAGCCGGACGCCCAGCCGGTCCTGGAAGACCTGCACGCCGAGCGGTTCCGCGGCATCCGCCCGGCTCTCGGCTACCCGGCCTCCCCCGACCACGGCCTGAAGAAGGAGCTTTTCGACCTGCTGAAGGCCGAGCAGGTGGGTATCACGCTGACCGAGAGCTACGCGATGGCCCCGGCCGCCGCGGTCAGCGGCCTGATCTTCGCCCACCCGTCGTCGCGGTACTTCACGGTCGGCCGGATCGGCCGCGACCAGGTCGAGGACTACGCCGCACGACGGGGCCTGTCCCGCGTCGACATGGAGAAGCTTCTGCGCCCGAACCTGGCCTACGACCCCACGTAGGCAGACCGGTGGGGAGCCCGCATCGGCTCCCCACCGGTCCCGCGGCCCGGCCTCAGCCGCGTGACGGCAGTGCGCCGCCCACCTCGTCGTCCTGGACCGGGATCGACGGTGCCGTCGCAAACGCCACGATGCGCTGGAGGGCGTCCCAGTTGCGCAGGGCAACGCGTCCCTCGTCCCGGAGAGAGGCCAGGGCCTCGTCGCCGTCTGCGGGAGCGCCGACGGCCTCCTCGTACAGGCCCTTCTCCGCATCGCGCCAGGCCGGGCGGCTCTCCACCACGACATCGCGAAAACCCGCGGCCTCCAGGTCACGCCGCAGGTCGAGCCGGCGGATGCGGTCCGGCACCTCGGGGTCACCGGCCTGTGTGGCCTGCCAGGTGGTGAGGGCGAGGCGACCACCGGGGGCCAGGATCCTCCGGAACTCGTTCAGGATGTCGATCGTGTCGGCGAACTGCACCGAGTCGGAGCACAGCAGCCCGTGCACGCTGCGGTCGGCCAGTCCGGTCTCGGTGAGGGTGCCGACCGTGAACTCCGCCTGGTTCTCGTCGAGACGGCGGCCCGCGGTGACTCGGGCCTGTTCCAGCGCCACCTCGGAGAAGTCGACGCCGACCAGCCGCGCGTCCGATCGCCGGGCCAGTTCGATGCCGTAACTGCCACGGCCGCAGGCGATGTCGGCCACCGTGCCGCCCTCCGGCACCTACAGCTGGACGGTGATCTCGTCCAGGGCCTCGTAGGGCACCACCCCGGCCGGGCCGAAGTCTTCGGGGAACCCGAGGTGGCGCGCCAGGATGGCGTCCTTGGCGGGCGATGCCTGCATGTCGGAGTACCAGCGGTCGTAGTACGCGCTGTCCCGTGTGGAACGGGAAGTCTGGTCACCCTGTTCTGTTCGCACGGCCGACATCGTGCCCCATCCCCGTCGATGGACCCAGGTCGGGTGGGAGGCGACATTTTCGTCAGCCCGATGCCGCGACATCCGAGGCTTCCGGCCCTACCCGCCGTCGCCGGCGGTTGCGTCCGGAGGCCGGCAAGCGCGCCACCCATCGGTCGCATCAACCGTCCCGGTTCGGGGACGGCCGATGCGACGGTGGATCAGCCCCGTCGGCCGGTCGTCTTCCGCTCGGCGTCCAGGTCGATGTTGCGGGCGGGCTTGGCCGCGGTCTTCCTGACCGGGGTGGCCGTGCGGGCGGCCGGAGCCGTCGGGGTGGCCACGGACCGCCCGGCCGTGGACTTCGCCGCCGCCTTCTTCGCCGGCGTCCGCTTGGCGGCCGTGGTCTTGGCAGCTGCCGTCTTGGCCGCCGTGGTGGTCTTGGCCGCCGTGGTCCTGGCCGGAACCGCCTTGCTGGTGGCCGACTTCCGGGTGCTACCGGCCGCCGCGGTCGCCGACCGCGACTTCTTGATCGCCGCGACCCGGGCCTCGACCGCGTTGGGGTTGTCGATCTCGAGGATGTCGGCCAGGAAGCGCCCGGTGTGGCTGTCGGGGTTGGCCGCCACCTCTTCGGGCGTGCCCTCGGCCACCAGCGTGCCGCCCCCGCTGCCGCCCTCCGGCCCCAGGTCGACGATCCAGTCGGAGCTCTTGATCACGTCGAGGTTGTGCTCGATGACGATGACCGAGTTGCCCTTGTCGACCAGCCCCTGGAGCACGCCGAGGAGCTTGCGTATGTCTTCGAAATGCAGACCCGTGGTCGGCTCGTCGAGGACGTAGACACTGCGGCCGGTGGAGCGTTTCTGAAGCTCGCTGGCGAGTTTCACCCGCTGCGCCTCGCCGCCGGACAGGGTGGGGGCGGACTGGCCCAGACGCACGTAGCCGAGACCGACGTCCACCAGCGTGCGCAGATGCCGCGCGATCGCGGGCACGGCCTCGAAGAATTCCGCGGCCTCCTCGATCGGCATGTCGAGCACGTCGGCCACGGTCTTGCCCTTGAAGTGCACCTCCAGGGTCTCCCGGTTGTACCGGGCCCCGTGGCAGACCTCGCACGGCACGTAGACGTCGGGCAGGAAGTTCATCTCGATCTTGATCGTGCCGTCGCCGGAGCACGCCTCACAGCGACCACCCTTGACGTTGAACGAGAACCGGCCCGGCTGGTAGCCGCGGACCTTGGCCTCCTGCGTCTGCGCGAACAACTTGCGCACGTGGTCCCAGACACCCGTGTAGGTGGCCGGGTTGGACCGCGGGGTGCGGCCGATCGGGCTCTGATCGACGTGCACCACCTTGTCGAGGTGCTCCAGGCCCTTCACGGTCTTGTGCCGGCCGGGCACCTGACGGGCACCGTTGAGCTTGTTCGCCAGCACCGTGTACAGAATGTCGTTGACCAGCGTGGACTTTCCGGAACCGCTCACCCCGGTGACCGACACCAGACACCCCAGGGGGAACGAGACGTCCAGGCCCTGGAGGTTGTGCTCGCGAGCGCCCACCACCGTCAGCTGACGCTTCGTGTCGCGCGGCCGCCGGATCTCCGGCACCTCGATCGCCTTGCGCCCCGACAGGTACATGCCGGTGAGCGAGTCGGGGTGCTCGTACAGTTCTTTCACGGTGCCGGAGTGCACGACGTAGCCGCCGTGCTCCCCCGCGCCCGGACCGATGTCGACCGCCCAGTCGGCTGCCCGGATCGTGTCTTCGTCGTGCTCGACCACGATCAGCGTGTTGCCCAGGTTGCGCAGCCGCGTGAGAGTGTCGATCAGCCGCCGGTTGTCGCGCTGGTGCAGGCCGATGCTCGGCTCGTCGAGCACGTAGAGCACACCGACCAGGCCCGAGCCGATCTGTGTGGCCAGCCGGATGCGCTGCGCCTCACCCCCGGACAGCGTGCCCGCGGCCCGGTCGAGCGACAGATAGGTCAGGCCGACGTCGAGCAGGAAGCCGATGCGGGCGTGGATCTCCTTGAGCACCTGGTCGGCGATCTTCTTCTCGCGCGCGGTGAGTTTCAGCGAGCCGAGGAACTCCGCGGCCTCGGTCAGCGGCAGCGCGCAGACCTCGGCGATGGACCGGCCCCCGACCGTGACGGCGAGCACCTCGGGCTTGAGCCGCGTGCCCTTGCAGACGGGGCACGGGATCTCGCGCATGAAGCCCTCGTAGCGCTCCCGGCTCCACTCCGACTCGGTCTCCGAGTGGCGGCGCTGGATGAACGGGATGACGCCCTCGAAACCCGTGGTGTACGAGCGTTCCCGGCCGAAACGGTTCTTGAACTTCACGTGGACCTGGTAGTCCTGCCCCTCCAGCAGGGCGGTGCGGGCCCGCTCCGGCAGTGCCCGCCAGGGGGTGTTCACGGTGAACCCGAGATCCTTGCCCAGCGCCTTCATCAGCCGCAGGAAGTACTCGGCCGACCCCTGGGTCCAGGGCACGATCGCGCCCTCGGCCAGCGTGAGGTCTTCGTCAGGCACCAGCAGCTCTGGGTCGACCTCGAGCTTGACACCGATACCGGTGCACTCGGGGCAGGCACCGAACGGGTTGTTGAACGAGAACACCCGCGGCTCGATGTCGTCGATCGCGATCGGGTGCTCATTGGGGCAGGCCATCTTCTCGCTGAAGCGGCGCTCCCGGTCGGGTGCCCCTTCCAGCTCGTCGACCAGGTCGGCGATCACGATGCCGTTGGCCAGTTGCAGGGCTGTCTCGACCGAGTCGGTGAGGCGCTGCTTCGAGGACGACTTGGCCGACAGCCGGTCGACCACCACCTCGATGGTGTGCTTGTAACGCTTGTCGAGCGTGGGCGAGTCGGCCAGCGACACCACCTCGCCGTCGACCCGGGCGCGGGAGAAGCCCTTGGTCTGGAGATCGGCGAAAAGATCGACGAACTCGCCCTTCCGGGCCCGGACCACCGGCGCGAGCACCTGGAACCGGGTGCCCTCGGGCAGGTCGAGCAGCCGGTCGACGATCTGCTGCGGAGTCTGTTTGGTGATCGGCTCACCACAGATCGGGCAGTGTGCCCGCCCGGCCCGCGCCCAGAGCAGACGCAGGTAGTCGTACACCTCGGTGATCGTGCCGACGGTGGACCGCGGGTTACGCGACGTGGACTTCTGGTCGATCGAGACGGCCGGGGAGAGGCCCTCGATGAAGTCGACGTCGGGTTTGTCCATCTGGCCGAGGAACTGACGGGCATAGGCGGACAGCGACTCGACGTACCGGCGCTGCCCCTCGGCGAAGATGGTGTCGAACGCCAGGGAAGACTTGCCCGACCCGGACAGACCGGTGAAAACCACCAGTGCGTCACGGGGAAGATCGAGCGAGACGTCCTTCAGGTTGTGCTCGCGGGCTCCGCGAACGATAAGTCGGTCACTCACGAGGGCCATGCTAGGTGCCACCACCGACAGTCTTCGCGTCGAACGGTCCAGGACCTGTCCGCGAAGCCGGTTGCGCGCGATTCCACGCCCCGCTGCCCGATCTTCCCCATTCCGCCCCCGGCGGCCCACCCGGCGTAGACCCGCCGGTCACGCCGCGCTGCCGCCGCCCTTCCCGCCCCTGACGGGATGGCAGGGTATGTCCATGGTCTACAACGGAGAAGTCACCGCCGGAGGGCCCGCGGACGTCCGCGAACTCCCCGACGCGGTGATCCGGAAGGCGAGCGTCTCGCCCCAGGACAACAACGCGTACCTGATCACCTGCCGGCGGACCGGGGACCAGCTGCTCATCGACGCGGCGGACGACGCCGACCGGGTGCGCGCCCTGATCGGCGAGGGCGGTGGCCCCCTGCGCGGCATCGTCACCACCCACCAGCACTGGGACCACCACCGCGCGCTGGCCGAGATCGCCGGTGTCACGAAGGCGGCGACGCTGGCCGGCGAGGACGACGCGGAGGCACTGCCGGTGCAGCCCGACGTGCGGTTGCGGCACGGCGACGCGGTTGCGGTGGGCGAGCTCACCCTCGACGTGGTGCACCTGCGGGGCCACACACCCGGATCGGTCACCCTGGTGCTGACCAGCTCCGACGGCAGCGTGCACGCGTTCACCGGTGATTCCCTGTTCCCCGGCGGGGTCGGCAACACGTTCGACGACAAGGAGAACTTCGCCTCCCTGCTCGCGGACGTCGAGGAGCGGCTGTTCGGGGTCTACCCGGACGAGACCTGGATCTACCCGGGCCACGGCAAGGACACCACGCTCGGCGCCGAGCGCCCGAACCTGCCGGAGTGGCGCGAACGAGGCTGGTGACTCCCCGCGGGGATCATGGGCTTTCGTCGATGCCGAGGCCCGTGATCCCCGCTCAGATCGAAGAGAAGACCAACGGTACGGAATTGTCGTATCATTGATCCCATGCCGACGTCGCAGACCACCCCCCGGTCCCTCAGAACGGACGACGACACGGCGCTGCGCACGGCCATGATCC
The sequence above is drawn from the Kineosporia corallincola genome and encodes:
- a CDS encoding phosphotransferase codes for the protein MRLLWQDVPTTARDQVVARLGAPVVAERSQPGGFSPGVASRLALADGRRVFVKAVSAGRNPVSPGMHRREAAVLGYLPEPVPAPRLLHLLDDGDWVVLVIEDVEGTQPALPWRTDQLRQVLTGLERLAPALTPAPPQAPPLQETMKDDFTGWNAFAADPSRLDRFGPWPVTELDRLTALEARWPEAARGDTLLHADLRADNLLLTPAGEVVLVDWPHAAVGAAWCDVLFMMPSVLAAARPAGGLDPETLWAEFGPARSAARDDVDAVLAALTGYFLFHSTLPAPKNLTGLREFQAEQGVAALAWLRQRLERAGA
- a CDS encoding MFS transporter — its product is MARRAELDHGETTMTATAPQTATAPQTGTALPRAYLLWVSGAVVSILGNGVLYFALGWTATGHSGATAGLVLTAVNVPRALFLLLGGVLGDRIGARLVMITCDATMIALCLLFALVLHLSGPQVWLLLATGLALGLVDAFYLPASGSMPRLLVQPAHLPRALGLRQAGGQVANLVAGPVGGLLVVSVGLAGVLLLDALSFAVVLVVLLLIRPTGGGVPAGGSLAAAALDGLRLSLTDPVLRTVLLLTGAFGGLVLPAFSILMPMLAHTHGWNARGAGLVAGANALGMIAVTLAIARRGALERAGLAAVWGTVVAAAGLALVALSGGPVLPSADFTLLAHGLLPAALGALVCGAGTGLFAGHASPTVLSATPGTHLARVQAVLVLTQTVTLLVTNNLLGGLADLTGAVTSTLIPAGLLLIAGLLALGSPGFRQVRS
- a CDS encoding MBL fold metallo-hydrolase; its protein translation is MVYNGEVTAGGPADVRELPDAVIRKASVSPQDNNAYLITCRRTGDQLLIDAADDADRVRALIGEGGGPLRGIVTTHQHWDHHRALAEIAGVTKAATLAGEDDAEALPVQPDVRLRHGDAVAVGELTLDVVHLRGHTPGSVTLVLTSSDGSVHAFTGDSLFPGGVGNTFDDKENFASLLADVEERLFGVYPDETWIYPGHGKDTTLGAERPNLPEWRERGW
- a CDS encoding class I SAM-dependent methyltransferase, coding for MPEGGTVADIACGRGSYGIELARRSDARLVGVDFSEVALEQARVTAGRRLDENQAEFTVGTLTETGLADRSVHGLLCSDSVQFADTIDILNEFRRILAPGGRLALTTWQATQAGDPEVPDRIRRLDLRRDLEAAGFRDVVVESRPAWRDAEKGLYEEAVGAPADGDEALASLRDEGRVALRNWDALQRIVAFATAPSIPVQDDEVGGALPSRG
- the uvrA gene encoding excinuclease ABC subunit UvrA, giving the protein MALVSDRLIVRGAREHNLKDVSLDLPRDALVVFTGLSGSGKSSLAFDTIFAEGQRRYVESLSAYARQFLGQMDKPDVDFIEGLSPAVSIDQKSTSRNPRSTVGTITEVYDYLRLLWARAGRAHCPICGEPITKQTPQQIVDRLLDLPEGTRFQVLAPVVRARKGEFVDLFADLQTKGFSRARVDGEVVSLADSPTLDKRYKHTIEVVVDRLSAKSSSKQRLTDSVETALQLANGIVIADLVDELEGAPDRERRFSEKMACPNEHPIAIDDIEPRVFSFNNPFGACPECTGIGVKLEVDPELLVPDEDLTLAEGAIVPWTQGSAEYFLRLMKALGKDLGFTVNTPWRALPERARTALLEGQDYQVHVKFKNRFGRERSYTTGFEGVIPFIQRRHSETESEWSRERYEGFMREIPCPVCKGTRLKPEVLAVTVGGRSIAEVCALPLTEAAEFLGSLKLTAREKKIADQVLKEIHARIGFLLDVGLTYLSLDRAAGTLSGGEAQRIRLATQIGSGLVGVLYVLDEPSIGLHQRDNRRLIDTLTRLRNLGNTLIVVEHDEDTIRAADWAVDIGPGAGEHGGYVVHSGTVKELYEHPDSLTGMYLSGRKAIEVPEIRRPRDTKRQLTVVGAREHNLQGLDVSFPLGCLVSVTGVSGSGKSTLVNDILYTVLANKLNGARQVPGRHKTVKGLEHLDKVVHVDQSPIGRTPRSNPATYTGVWDHVRKLFAQTQEAKVRGYQPGRFSFNVKGGRCEACSGDGTIKIEMNFLPDVYVPCEVCHGARYNRETLEVHFKGKTVADVLDMPIEEAAEFFEAVPAIARHLRTLVDVGLGYVRLGQSAPTLSGGEAQRVKLASELQKRSTGRSVYVLDEPTTGLHFEDIRKLLGVLQGLVDKGNSVIVIEHNLDVIKSSDWIVDLGPEGGSGGGTLVAEGTPEEVAANPDSHTGRFLADILEIDNPNAVEARVAAIKKSRSATAAAGSTRKSATSKAVPARTTAAKTTTAAKTAAAKTTAAKRTPAKKAAAKSTAGRSVATPTAPAARTATPVRKTAAKPARNIDLDAERKTTGRRG
- the metH gene encoding methionine synthase, yielding MGEDRTRALRELLDSRIAVLDGAWGTMFQNAKLSPADYQTERLANHPRDVTGDPDLLNITAPEVVLDVHRQYLAAGADITTTNTFTATSIGQADYGLESMVREMNLEAAKLARQAAEEAERENGVRRFVAGSVGPLNVTLSLSPKVEDPAYRAVTFEQVHASYAEQIEALRDGGVDLLLVETIFDTLNAKAALAAARDVAPELPIWFSVTIVDLSGRTLSGQTVEAFWRSIEHADPLVVGVNCSLGAAEMRPYVADLARLAGTYTASHPNAGLPNSFGEYEEGPDETSHLVHGFAQDGLVNVVGGCCGTTPAHIAAIADRVKDVKPRAVPRIPQQTRFSGLEPMNITETTGFVMIGERTNVTGSAKFRRLIEADDYQTAVEVALDQVRGGANVLDVNMDADLLDSEQAMVTFLNLIATEPEVARIPVMVDSSRWSVLEAGLQCLQGKGIVNSISLKEGEEVFLEHARQIRRYGAGVVVMAFDETGQADTADRKVEVCGRAYDLLTQKLGFPAADIIFDPNVLAVATGMSEHNDYARAFIDALPRIKERCPGARISGGVSNLSFAFRGNNVVREAMNSAFLYHAVRAGLDMGIVNAGQLAVYEDIPKDLLELIEDVLFNRRDDATDRLVTFAGTVSGSGTKRVVDLSWREAPVGERLSHALVHGIVDFIEEDTEEARQQAARPLEVIEGPLMDGMKVVGDLFGAGKMFLPQVVKSARVMKRAVAYLEPYMEAEKAEALRLGTTTTSRSHQGKVVLATVKGDVHDIGKNIVGVVLGCNNYEVIDLGVMVPAAKILETAIAENADMVGLSGLITPSLDEMVNVAEEMQRRGMELPLLIGGATTSRQHTAVRIAPAYEGATVHVLDASRVVGVASGLLSAEQNARVIEENRTEQARLREAHASRRANPLLSLTQARANAEKVDFSEIPTPAFTGLRTVDADLTELRAMIDWTFLFLAWEMKGKYPAILENPTARELFDDANTLLDEIVEAGHFTAQGAYGFWPAHSEGDDIVLENGMKFPMLRQQTVKPEGRPNRSLADYVAPAGSGDHLGGFAVAIHGADKLAASYEAQNDDYRAIMVKALADRLAEAFAEYLHLQARKEWFEPDAQPVLEDLHAERFRGIRPALGYPASPDHGLKKELFDLLKAEQVGITLTESYAMAPAAAVSGLIFAHPSSRYFTVGRIGRDQVEDYAARRGLSRVDMEKLLRPNLAYDPT